A window from Esox lucius isolate fEsoLuc1 chromosome 16, fEsoLuc1.pri, whole genome shotgun sequence encodes these proteins:
- the enpp2 gene encoding ectonucleotide pyrophosphatase/phosphodiesterase family member 2 isoform X1 — MFLWKLVRFSVSSPSSMARISAWDMFIIALKGLERRLLRPELKSSTLRDMDGCLSLSALARSESVLIDTTGSCKNRCFELDEAEPPHCRCDNLCKTYNSCCQDFDEHCLRTEGGFECSKERCGETRRDQHACHCSEDCLTKGDCCTNYKTLCKGETTWLQDDCEDIKAHECPAGFVRPPLIMLSVDGFRASYMKRGSTVIPNIEKLRSCGTHAPYMRPMYPTKTFPNMYTLATGLYPESHGIVGNSMYDPVFNANFNLRGREKLNHRWWGGQPIWITAVKQGVKAGTFFWPFSIPLERRVMTILQWLHLPDGQRPYVYAIHSEQPDTDGHKLGPMSTELNSPLREIDKTIGRLMDGLKQMKLHRCVNIILVGDHGMEEAHCERTEFLSSYMPSTVDDIILIPGSLGRIRSRYPNNPKYDAKLVVANLTCKKTDQHFKPYLKQHLPKRLHYANNRRIEDIHLLVERKWHVMRKPIEGGKRHPGKCISGDHGYDNKINSMQTIFLGYGPTFKFKTKVPVFENIELYNVMCDLLGLKPAPNNGTHGSLNHLLKSPVHKPTMPEEVSKPTPSAPVAALSDDLGCSCDDKLRSKNRGQRAMKITLVRGYNLESLWLCLLQNKVEELNQRLRQATDDSKNLPYGRPAVLFRAKYSILHHSDYISGYSEALFMPLWTSYTVSKQVEVTPLPEHLSNCVRPDIRVPAAFSQSCSSYKADKQTSYGFLYPPELSSTQDGKSDAVLITNTVPMYPAFKRVWSYFQRTLVKKYALERNGVNLVCGPIFDDDYDGLRDSAEKMKQYASGTVPIPTHYFCVTTSCLDFTQAVDVCTGPLSSSAFILPHRPDNDESCNSSDEESKWVENLMRMHTARVRDVEILTGLDFYRRTSRSYPEILSLKTHMHTYESEI, encoded by the exons ATGTTTCTATGGAAATTGGTAAG GTTTTCTGTATCATCTCCATCCTCTATGGCTCGGATATCTGCTTGGGATATGTTTATCATCGCTCTAAAAGGTCTGGAGAGGAGGCTGCTACGTCCAGAACTGAAA aGCAGTACCCTAAGGGATATGGATggttgtttgtctctctccGCTCTAGCTCGCTCAGAGTCTGTGTTGATCGACACAACAGGATCATGCAAGAACAGATGTTTTGAGTTGGACGAGGCCGAACCCCCCCACTGCCGCTGTGACAATTTATGTAAAACCTACAATAGCTGCTGTCAGGATTTTGATGAGCATTGCTTGAGGACAG AGGGAGGTTTTGAGTGCAGTAAGGAGCGATGTGGTGAGACCAGGAGGGACCAGCATGCCTGCCACTGCTCCGAGGACTGTTTGACCAAAGGAGACTGCTGCACCAACTATAAAACGCTCTGCAAAG GGGAGACCACCTGGTTGCAAGACGACTGTGAAGACATAAAAGCCCATGAATGTCCAGCGGG GTTCGTCCGTCCTCCTCTCATCATGCTGTCAGTGGATGGCTTCAGAGCTTCCTACATGAAGAGGGGAAGCACCGTGATACCGAACATCGAGAAACTCC gaaGTTGCGGTACCCACGCTCCCTACATGAGGCCGATGTACCCCACCAAAACCTTCCCCAATATGTACACACTTGCAACG GGCCTGTACCCCGAGTCCCATGGCATAGTGGGCAACTCGATGTATGACCCCGTCTTCAATGCCAACTTTAACCTGCGTGGCCGGGAGAAACTGAATCACCGTTGGTGGGGAGGTCAGCCG ATATGGATCACAGCAGTGAAACAGGGGGTGAAGGCTGGCACCTTCTTTTGGCCTTT TTCGATCCCACTGGAGAGGCGTGTTATGACCATCCTGCAGTGGCTCCACCTGCCAGATGGACAGAG GCCGTATGTCTATGCCATACACTCAGAGCAACCGGACACAGATGGACACAAACTGGGGCCCATGAGTACAGAG CTGAACAGCCCCCTGAGGGAGATCGACAAGACCATTGGTCGGCTGATGGACGGCCTGAAACAGATgaagctccatcgatgtgtgaACATCATCCTGGTGGGAGACCACG gtatggaggAGGCCCACTGTGAGAGGACAGAGTTCCTCAGCTCATACATGCCGTCCACTGTTGATGACATCATTCTAATTCCTGGGTCGTTGGGCAGGATCCGATCCAGGTATCCCAACAACCCTAAAT ATGACGCTAAATTGGTTGTTGCTAATCTTACC TGTAAAAAGACGGACCAGCACTTCAAGCCCTACTTGAAGCAGCATCTTCCCAAACGCCTTCATTACGCCAACAACCGGAGGATCGAGGACATCCATCTGCTAGTGGAGAGAAAGTGGCACGTCATGAG GAAACCCATAGAAGGAGGAAAGAGGCATCCTGGGAAATGTATATCAGGAGATCATGGTTATGATAATAAGATCAACAGCATGCAG ACAATTTTCCTGGGATACGGGCCTACGTTTAAATTCAAGACTAAAGTTCCAGTTTTTGAAAACATTGAACTCTATAACGTCATGTGTG ATCTGCTTGGCCTGAAGCCTGCTCCCAACAATGGCACTCATGGCAGTCTGAACCATCTGTTGAAGAGCCCTGTCCATAAGCCCACCATGCCGGAGGAGGTTTCTAAGCCCACTCCGTCAGCCCCGGTCGCAGCTCTGAGCGACGACTTGGGCTGCAGCTGTGACGACAAG TTGCGTTCAAAAAATAGGGGGCAGAGAGCAATGAAAATCACCCTTGTAAGAGGCTATAACCTGGAGTCACTGTGGCTCTGTCTGTTGCAGAACAAAGTGGAAGAGCTCAATCAGAGACTGAGGCAAGCCACTGATG ACAGCAAGAACCTCCCTTATGGACGACCAGCGGTTTTGTTCCGCGCCAAATACAGCATACTCCATCACAGTGACTATATCAGCGGGTACAGTGAAGCACTTTTCATGCCGCTGTGGACCTCCTATACAGTCTCAAAACAG GTTGAAGTAACACCTCTTCCAGAGCATCTGAGTAACTGTGTCAGGCCTGACATCCGTGTCCCTGCAGCCTTCAGCCAGTCATGCTCCAGCTACAAGGCTGACAAACAGACCTCCTATGGATTCCTCTATCCTCCAG AGCTGTCTTCAACCCAAGATGGCAAATCTGACGCAGTCCTCATCACAAACACTGTACCCATGTACCCAGCATTCAAGA GAGTATGGAGCTACTTCCAGAGGACTCTTGTGAAGAAGTATGCCCTGGAGAGAAACGGGGTCAACTTAGTCTGTGGCCCCATTTTCGACGATGACTATGATGGTCTGAGAGACTCCGCAGAGAAAATGAAACA atATGCCAGTGGCACTGTGCCAATCCCGACCCACTACTTCTGCGTGACAACCAGTTGCCTGGACTTCACGCAGGCCGTGGATGTCTGCACGGGACCTCTCAGCAGCTCCGCCTTCATCCTGCCCCATCGCCCGGACAACGACGAGAGCTGCAAT AGTTCTGATGAGGAGTCCAAGTGGGTGGAGAATCTGATGAGGATGCACACGGCCCGTGTACGAGACGTGGAGATCCTCACGGGGCTCGACTTCTACCGCCGGACCAGCCGGAGTTACCCTGAGATCCTGTCACTAAAGACTCACATGCACACCTATGAGAGCGAGATCTAA
- the enpp2 gene encoding ectonucleotide pyrophosphatase/phosphodiesterase family member 2 isoform X2 — protein sequence MGKYNISLKQVFCIISILYGSDICLGYVYHRSKRSGEEAATSRTETRSESVLIDTTGSCKNRCFELDEAEPPHCRCDNLCKTYNSCCQDFDEHCLRTEGGFECSKERCGETRRDQHACHCSEDCLTKGDCCTNYKTLCKGETTWLQDDCEDIKAHECPAGFVRPPLIMLSVDGFRASYMKRGSTVIPNIEKLRSCGTHAPYMRPMYPTKTFPNMYTLATGLYPESHGIVGNSMYDPVFNANFNLRGREKLNHRWWGGQPIWITAVKQGVKAGTFFWPFSIPLERRVMTILQWLHLPDGQRPYVYAIHSEQPDTDGHKLGPMSTELNSPLREIDKTIGRLMDGLKQMKLHRCVNIILVGDHGMEEAHCERTEFLSSYMPSTVDDIILIPGSLGRIRSRYPNNPKYDAKLVVANLTCKKTDQHFKPYLKQHLPKRLHYANNRRIEDIHLLVERKWHVMRKPIEGGKRHPGKCISGDHGYDNKINSMQTIFLGYGPTFKFKTKVPVFENIELYNVMCDLLGLKPAPNNGTHGSLNHLLKSPVHKPTMPEEVSKPTPSAPVAALSDDLGCSCDDKLRSKNRGQRAMKITLVRGYNLESLWLCLLQNKVEELNQRLRQATDDSKNLPYGRPAVLFRAKYSILHHSDYISGYSEALFMPLWTSYTVSKQVEVTPLPEHLSNCVRPDIRVPAAFSQSCSSYKADKQTSYGFLYPPELSSTQDGKSDAVLITNTVPMYPAFKRVWSYFQRTLVKKYALERNGVNLVCGPIFDDDYDGLRDSAEKMKQYASGTVPIPTHYFCVTTSCLDFTQAVDVCTGPLSSSAFILPHRPDNDESCNSSDEESKWVENLMRMHTARVRDVEILTGLDFYRRTSRSYPEILSLKTHMHTYESEI from the exons ATGGGGAAATATAATATATCATTAAAACAG GTTTTCTGTATCATCTCCATCCTCTATGGCTCGGATATCTGCTTGGGATATGTTTATCATCGCTCTAAAAGGTCTGGAGAGGAGGCTGCTACGTCCAGAACTGAAA CTCGCTCAGAGTCTGTGTTGATCGACACAACAGGATCATGCAAGAACAGATGTTTTGAGTTGGACGAGGCCGAACCCCCCCACTGCCGCTGTGACAATTTATGTAAAACCTACAATAGCTGCTGTCAGGATTTTGATGAGCATTGCTTGAGGACAG AGGGAGGTTTTGAGTGCAGTAAGGAGCGATGTGGTGAGACCAGGAGGGACCAGCATGCCTGCCACTGCTCCGAGGACTGTTTGACCAAAGGAGACTGCTGCACCAACTATAAAACGCTCTGCAAAG GGGAGACCACCTGGTTGCAAGACGACTGTGAAGACATAAAAGCCCATGAATGTCCAGCGGG GTTCGTCCGTCCTCCTCTCATCATGCTGTCAGTGGATGGCTTCAGAGCTTCCTACATGAAGAGGGGAAGCACCGTGATACCGAACATCGAGAAACTCC gaaGTTGCGGTACCCACGCTCCCTACATGAGGCCGATGTACCCCACCAAAACCTTCCCCAATATGTACACACTTGCAACG GGCCTGTACCCCGAGTCCCATGGCATAGTGGGCAACTCGATGTATGACCCCGTCTTCAATGCCAACTTTAACCTGCGTGGCCGGGAGAAACTGAATCACCGTTGGTGGGGAGGTCAGCCG ATATGGATCACAGCAGTGAAACAGGGGGTGAAGGCTGGCACCTTCTTTTGGCCTTT TTCGATCCCACTGGAGAGGCGTGTTATGACCATCCTGCAGTGGCTCCACCTGCCAGATGGACAGAG GCCGTATGTCTATGCCATACACTCAGAGCAACCGGACACAGATGGACACAAACTGGGGCCCATGAGTACAGAG CTGAACAGCCCCCTGAGGGAGATCGACAAGACCATTGGTCGGCTGATGGACGGCCTGAAACAGATgaagctccatcgatgtgtgaACATCATCCTGGTGGGAGACCACG gtatggaggAGGCCCACTGTGAGAGGACAGAGTTCCTCAGCTCATACATGCCGTCCACTGTTGATGACATCATTCTAATTCCTGGGTCGTTGGGCAGGATCCGATCCAGGTATCCCAACAACCCTAAAT ATGACGCTAAATTGGTTGTTGCTAATCTTACC TGTAAAAAGACGGACCAGCACTTCAAGCCCTACTTGAAGCAGCATCTTCCCAAACGCCTTCATTACGCCAACAACCGGAGGATCGAGGACATCCATCTGCTAGTGGAGAGAAAGTGGCACGTCATGAG GAAACCCATAGAAGGAGGAAAGAGGCATCCTGGGAAATGTATATCAGGAGATCATGGTTATGATAATAAGATCAACAGCATGCAG ACAATTTTCCTGGGATACGGGCCTACGTTTAAATTCAAGACTAAAGTTCCAGTTTTTGAAAACATTGAACTCTATAACGTCATGTGTG ATCTGCTTGGCCTGAAGCCTGCTCCCAACAATGGCACTCATGGCAGTCTGAACCATCTGTTGAAGAGCCCTGTCCATAAGCCCACCATGCCGGAGGAGGTTTCTAAGCCCACTCCGTCAGCCCCGGTCGCAGCTCTGAGCGACGACTTGGGCTGCAGCTGTGACGACAAG TTGCGTTCAAAAAATAGGGGGCAGAGAGCAATGAAAATCACCCTTGTAAGAGGCTATAACCTGGAGTCACTGTGGCTCTGTCTGTTGCAGAACAAAGTGGAAGAGCTCAATCAGAGACTGAGGCAAGCCACTGATG ACAGCAAGAACCTCCCTTATGGACGACCAGCGGTTTTGTTCCGCGCCAAATACAGCATACTCCATCACAGTGACTATATCAGCGGGTACAGTGAAGCACTTTTCATGCCGCTGTGGACCTCCTATACAGTCTCAAAACAG GTTGAAGTAACACCTCTTCCAGAGCATCTGAGTAACTGTGTCAGGCCTGACATCCGTGTCCCTGCAGCCTTCAGCCAGTCATGCTCCAGCTACAAGGCTGACAAACAGACCTCCTATGGATTCCTCTATCCTCCAG AGCTGTCTTCAACCCAAGATGGCAAATCTGACGCAGTCCTCATCACAAACACTGTACCCATGTACCCAGCATTCAAGA GAGTATGGAGCTACTTCCAGAGGACTCTTGTGAAGAAGTATGCCCTGGAGAGAAACGGGGTCAACTTAGTCTGTGGCCCCATTTTCGACGATGACTATGATGGTCTGAGAGACTCCGCAGAGAAAATGAAACA atATGCCAGTGGCACTGTGCCAATCCCGACCCACTACTTCTGCGTGACAACCAGTTGCCTGGACTTCACGCAGGCCGTGGATGTCTGCACGGGACCTCTCAGCAGCTCCGCCTTCATCCTGCCCCATCGCCCGGACAACGACGAGAGCTGCAAT AGTTCTGATGAGGAGTCCAAGTGGGTGGAGAATCTGATGAGGATGCACACGGCCCGTGTACGAGACGTGGAGATCCTCACGGGGCTCGACTTCTACCGCCGGACCAGCCGGAGTTACCCTGAGATCCTGTCACTAAAGACTCACATGCACACCTATGAGAGCGAGATCTAA